One region of Vigna unguiculata cultivar IT97K-499-35 unplaced genomic scaffold, ASM411807v1 contig_607, whole genome shotgun sequence genomic DNA includes:
- the LOC114172479 gene encoding uncharacterized protein LOC114172479, with translation MTGSEAAGSGNLVIGCCVISGKSCCVLFDFGAAHSFVLESCVRELGLSVCGLPFDLVVSTLASGLVRTSSVCARCPVEVEGRVYKVNLICLPLQGLDVILGMDWLSANHVKVEKEERITVIPVVRDFEDVFPEEVPGLPPRREVEFSIDLVPGAGPMSIAPYRMAPAELVELKKQIEGLLEKQFIRPSASPWGEPVYW, from the exons ATGACTGGGTCAGAGGcagcaggttcaggtaacctagtcattggttgttgtgtgatatCTGGCAAGTCTTGTTGCGTGCTTTTCGATTTTGGAGCGGCACACTCTTTTGTGTTAGAGTCTTGTGTGCGGGAGTTAGGTCTGTCGGTGTGTGGGCTACCGTTTGACCTCGTGGTATCTACCCTGGCATCCGGGTTGGTTAGGACTTCTTCTGTGTGTGCTAGATGTCCAGTTGAGGTAGAGGGACGTGTATACAAAGTCAATCTCATATGCCTCCCTCTGCAAGGACTAGATGtaatcttgggaatggattggctctctgccaatcat GTAAAGGTTGAGAAGGAGGAGAGGATCACCGTGATACCAGTGGTCAGGGACTTCGAAGATGTGTTCCCCGAAGAGGTACCAGGTTTGCCCCCGAGAAGAGAAGTTGAGTTCTCCATAGACTTGGTACCGGGAGCTGGCCCGATGTCGATAGCTCCTTACCGCATGGCCCCAGCGGAGTTGGTGGAGTTAAAGAAGCAGATAGAGGGATTACTGGAGAAACAGTTTATACGACCGAGTGCTTCGCCGTGGGGAGAGCCTGTCTattggtaa